The Callithrix jacchus isolate 240 chromosome X, calJac240_pri, whole genome shotgun sequence genome contains a region encoding:
- the FAM133A gene encoding protein FAM133A has protein sequence MGKRDNRVAYMNPIAMARWRGPTQSVGPTIQDYLNRPRPTWEEVKKQLENKKRGSKALAEFEEKMNENWKKELEKSRQKLLSGNESSSKKKERKRKRKKKSCRSSSPSSSSDSSSSSSDSEDEEKKQGKKRKKKKNRSYKSSQSSTYESESESKESVKKKKKSKDETAKEKDVRSLSKKRKKSYPDDDFSSESSSESDYEEDVQAKKKRRCEEREQAKEKVKKKKKKQHKKHSKKKKKKSGPSHKSR, from the coding sequence ATGGGGAAGCGGGATAATCGGGTAGCTTATATGAATCCTATAGCAATGGCCAGATGGAGAGGCCCAACTCAATCTGTGGGCCCAACAATCCAAGATTATCTGAATCGACCAAGGCCCACCTGGGAAGAAGTaaagaaacaattagaaaataaaaaaagaggctCAAAAGCATTAGctgaatttgaagaaaaaatgaatgaaaattggaagaaagaacttgaaaaaagcAGACAGAAATTATTAAGTGGAAATGAGAgctcctctaaaaaaaaagaaagaaagagaaagagaaagaagaaatcttgTCGGTCTTCATCTCCTTCATCAAGCTCTGATTCTTCAAGCAGTTCTTCAGATTCTGAGGATgaggaaaagaaacaaggaaaaaagagaaagaaaaagaagaaccgTTCATACAAATCATCACAAAGCTCTACATATGAATCAGAATCAGAGAGCAAGGagtctgtaaaaaagaaaaagaagtcaaaggATGAAACAGCGAAAGAAAAGGATGTGAGAAGcctcagcaaaaaaagaaagaaaagttatccTGATGATGATTTCTCATCTGAGTCCTCATCTGAATCAGATTATGAAGAGGATGTGCAAGCCAAAAAGAAGAGAAGGTGTGAAGAGCGAGAACAAGCAAAGGAAAAggtcaagaagaagaagaagaaacagcacAAGAAACAtagtaagaagaagaaaaagaagtctggTCCAAGTCACAAGTCaagataa